A window of Acropora muricata isolate sample 2 chromosome 6, ASM3666990v1, whole genome shotgun sequence genomic DNA:
ATCCTTGAATTAATGTGTAATTTggacgatcgaaagacgattttttcccgttatgaaaagtgaaataaattgcgtcagtgatggcttggtcgaaaccacaaaaaccagtttgccttgttctcgtgctgttgaccaatcagttagctggatttcccgcgccaactCCCGCTtggcatacttctgtcacgaaTTCGCCGTAAGTGGATAGCCGCGAAATTCACCCGCACGGACACAAttatttggcgtgttggataataaatctctcattagacgttttgttgcgTACTATCGCTgcgaatttttactcgttgtttgtagtTTGACTTGCCCTACGGGCGCGTCAAAATACAGCACAATTCGTTAAAATACTTAGCGGTACTAcccaacaaaacgtctaatagcATCTATATTCCAAAATAATCGCGGAGTATTTTTGATTGGATGATGATGTTAACATAGAAGTCTTTGTAGTCCTTGTTACAGATGCGGGATGTacttcttttaatttgttcttgttTATTAACAGGATCGTTTAGAGATTCGTCAAAGCGGAAGGCGACAACATCAGGTGCTGGCACATCAGAGTACCTTGATGTGCATGCTTCTAATATGAAATCCACTGACCCTGGGCTTCCCAAAGTAAACGAACCCAGTAATTCTAGCAACAACACTCAGCCATCAGCGTTGACCGTTATGGATGAAAAACAAGGAAATGTGATTGGAAAATCACCGGAGTCAGTTTCTGGACAGGTAAAACGGGAAAGTCGATCGAATTCACGGAGGACAAATATGCAAGCTGACAAACAAGAAACGTTTGACCCATTCACTGAAGGTTCAGAACTTAAGTTGCCAGTCAAGTATCGCAAACTTAAGGCAGCAAGTGCCAAGCTATATTCTGAACTTGAAAAAATTGCTGATAATAGGGAGACCTCATTGGCTTGCCAACAGTTCCTTCATGACGTTGAATCCGTTTTTGACATGGGAAACATACCAACTTACAGTGAACTTCAAGGCAGAGCCACTGAACTCCTCGAAGAGCACGAAAAGTTGTCTGCACTCGTGAACAATGTAGTGCATCGTAGTCATACCATTGGTGATGATTCTCCTTGGCCAGAAGTTTACAAATGTTATAGACACTGGCAAATTGTACTCAGCAAGTTCCACGAGCTGCAAAAAAAGACACAACAACTTCTAAAAGGTAAGAGATCCCAACTGTTATGGtgggaaaatgaaatgaagggtCAAGCGGAGCAGGTTTCGATTCATGCATATGGAGACCCGCATGTGGTGCCGGGTCCAGGACCCGTCGTCACATGCGGGTCGAGTTTCTTGTTGTACCTCATTCGCAGGATCTCTTCCTTGGCTTCTACTGGGATTCAGACCAAAAAGTTAATTGGGAGGTCCggggaacgaggttgtttcttgttttttctgCTTCAAAGAGCagaaaaaccaacaaataagaaactaaaacaagCAACTTGTAGAGAAACTCAGGTTGCATTCTGCGAAGAGAAAAGAACAAACCAAATGAAAGCGCACGGGTGAGACTTGAAGGACACGCGTCGCGAGGGAGTTCAGCGTTTCCCTCGCGACTCGTGTCCTCCTAGTCTTTTGTATGCTCCCTTATTTTGCCCTCTCCCGTCTCgtcgcatttcgtttcgcaaagtacaaTAAGCCGGTAGTTCGCAGTTGTTCGTCGTACTTATAAAAAGTTAACTTTGGCATTTTCTGATTTGCAATTTTGTGAAACACTGGCTGTTAGCTGCATTCGGCTGACCATCATGAGCAGACCAAATCCGCAATTAGCACGTTTCTATTGTTGTTTTGAGCTTAACACAGGCTCGACAGATACATCTTCCTTCAACAAGCTTGGAATTACAACGCTTGGTGAATCCATGTGAACGCGAACTGTGAATCAGTGCTATCGAGCGCTCACGATAGGTTATTTGGGTCAGCAAAGTGTTAAATgcatgttgaagcaaatgttttaACCAGCCTTGAAGGTCATTTCAATATGAGCCTTAGCCAAATCTGTCGCTTAAAATAACCACTGCGAAATACTCGGACTATTGAGATATTTGCCAGACAAAAATCTCCACAAACTATTGAGATATTCACCAGACAAAAATCTCCACAAACTATTGAGATATTCGCCAGACAAAAATCTCCACGAACTATTTTAATATTAAGAAAGGTAAAAGCCACCAATAAACATTTCCTAGCAAAACAACTCTCCTTTTGTAACATCCACTGATTCCTTGGTAATCACGGTTTTCACTCAAGGGCTGTCACCTTTGCACGCCTGGCGTACGAGGTCATGATTAGTTTTCCTCGTTCAACAAATCAGCACAAGcatttgttgcattttttttcgttgtcgTCGTGGGTTCCTTAACTCACTTTGACACGAGAATAAATTCGAAACCAGGTTGCCTCATTTCAAGGGTAACATATGGAATTAGTGAGGTGGTTACGCGGTCGGCGGAGAGAAAtcgattcaagtttgaatgGAATATTAATCAGTGGGTATGCGTTTCGCCAAGAGAGCAATCATGCAAATATTCTGTTTCGCATGAAAAACgaggaaaaaagacaaaattcatGATGTTTTGTTGTGGTCGATTACACCATGCTTATTCCATGTGACGGTCTAGTAACAGTCATGTTTCGAGGACGAAAAGCCTTGATCTTGATTAATTAAGGTCAAGGTGGAATAAATGTTCTTGGCGAAGAACCAActtaggcctagggcaaacgtcgaatctaagtcgaatttaattcgtcgaacctatttattttgaaataggcgCATGAATAgtgcgacgtttgctgcaattaaattcgactcaaattaattgattcgACTCAAGCATGGGTTCGACTTGCCAAGTCGGATAATGCGACAGCGGTTCGGCGTGTCGGCAAACGCCGCTCCAAACACGTGctgaattcaattcataaatcatgcaaatcacaaaataattgatttaaatgtCATAGACTGGGCAAATGccacaaaaatacatactccCCCATCTGGCAAGCGCTATTTTCCCCCCTGACGAGCATGCGCTGCACAAAGACAATTTCGCCACCGGGAATGGCGAGCTATAGAAAGTTATTGCTGACACTGCACCGGAGCATGGTGGAAATGTGTTGTTCATATTTCATGGACAcgaaatataaatgcttgaggtgtactcacaaaatggcatttaattcaaaatcaacccctacttcgccaaatctttaaagaaccacctatcatttcgtacaaaaaaggaGAATCCTTAAGAgatctgcttgtgagagcaaaactataaaaggtgctacacatgttttcacacaggaagggaatcagtgtCGCCTGTCAATCCTTGCGTTTTCTTATCTAGATATcctgaaagtctctttaaaccgtttctcGCCGTCAGTGGACCATACGTTGGTAAACCAACCAACTTTGCGTTGGAAGCGGCGGCAAGACCGCGGCTCCACTGTTGTTTGCTAACAAAAGCGCGGTCAAGCATGCCACTCGGAGTAGTAGCTGTCGTCTCTGATACACTGTTCTCAGAGCTGTATGTAATGCGAgtcttctctttctatttttcgcaattaattgccaaagtaaggccTCACGAAAACTGTATTCCGGCATCTCGCTGACAACTTCTAGCAGTAATTGGCAACGCGTCGGGTGTATAGCACGGGGGCACGTGCTTATTCCtctgttttaatgaagtgcaactGGTGAAATAGGATCGACAGAGGTTCGACGTTTGCTGCCACACTGGAATGAAGTCGACTCTTTGTCGCAcctattttaaatgtattcgacgcgacttagattcgacgtttgccctaggccttaGCCAACTTGAATATGTTATCTCCGCGTACCCGGGTTCTCTGAAGTAGTTCTTGTTTCGGATTATTCAGCAGTTATTTGTCCGTCCATCACGGCTGTATTTGTGAACACTTACACTAAAAGATAAACGAACTCCAAATCATTTGCCTGGTGATTTGATGGACAtcgctaaaagttaaaaacgcTTTCGATATTCAAGAACATCTTGAAAGATTACGTTTATTTATGCAAAGACTGAACTGTTGTTGATTGGCAGCTCGCGTGTGCTAAATCAAGCGTAATTCCATTTCTTTATTCCTTTATCCTAGATATTTTGAGCATCCGTGCAGAACTTAGGGTACTTTTTATGGCGCAGATGTGGCCATTTCAGCCAAATCACACCTTTGAAAaattgttaattttcttttaaaatacaCTTTGCCGAGGGGGTTCCCCTTTCGTCATAAATTTATTCCCGTTATTGTCTAAACATTGCTACCAAGGGCCACTAAGAAGGAAATAAAGTCAGCATTCCGATCTAATTGGGAATAATCTGTGACGTAAGCGCAAACTTGTTCATATGCGCCATTCTCTCCCACACCCCAGTCGTCTCGTTAAAAGTGCTCCGAGATTGCCGCTCTAAGTTTGCCAGAACAGGGTATAGGAAGAAGACATGGAGAGCTATTTCTGTGAAGCAATTCTGTGCATTTCTGCGGGTTGTGTTCTAATCGGTGGAATGATAGCATTTATAGCCTTCAGTATCTGGAAGATAGAGTCTCTCAAGGACAAGAATGTCGCCCCACCTCAGAAAATCGAAAGACGcaaagatgttttttggaaaccTCATAAGGAAGCTGTTGAAAATAACGATGAAACCTGCTATGAAACGGTAAGTTTTATTACCCCTCTGATGATACTGCAAAGTAATTATTGGCCGGTTTCTTtgccttttatttttataaaattATCACGCGATAGAACCATGATTTATGATAATGAACCAAAACATGGGAAACGTTAACAACTCGTTGCTTTGTTTTTCCGCTATAAAAGATCGGCTTATGATCAAATCGACAGTATTTAGAAGTCAAATATTATACTTTTGTTTAGAACTAAGACGAACCGATTTAAAAGTTATCGTAAGTTCAGCTCACCATTAATGAATTATGTATGTTCACCATGCAAGCGGAACACTTATTCTTTCCCAGTTTTTCATGAATGTGTCCGTACAgaaattttttacttcaatttATGAGAAGAAACTCCGGCGTGTATTAAGTTTGTTACGCTTCAAAGCACAAATGTGAGCGTATTTCGCGTTCACACGCACCATAACTAAATCAGTACATTTTACTGAGCTTTGATTAGCTCAAATTTGCTCcgttgctaagtgaaatttcatttcagTACTCTTCTCTTCGCTGTTCAGTTTTGTTCTTGGCTCTTTAATATATTCAGCCCAGTCCCCACGAGTCCGCATAATCGAGGTTGACTGAACTTGATATAAATGGCTTTGATTACTGAATTGCAggtaaattttttatattagAAAGCAATGCTTCCTTCAGCTAAATcctataatttattttttaggtTTAAGAGGTCAAGGAAAACCCAACTGCATATTTATAGAGCGCAAATATATTGGAAATTGTGATGCTGTTGTTTGCTACCGTTGTGATGTCACATTGTCATTCAATATTTTTAGTTGTCGTCTTCACCTTGGACATGTTTTATAAGTATTCGATCAATCTTACTTTTTTTATGTATGTCATGAGTTGTTAGAGtagtatttcatttttttttgtcattcggAGATGCTATCAATTCTGCTACGCTTACATCTGGATATGGATGTAAAGTCATACACGTGTGTCAAGATTTTGAGTCACCGAAGTCGCTAAGagctataaacacgtgtttgTACGAGTTGGAATaaattaaaggaagagataCACCAATTGTGAACGATTGGCTACAAAAAAACGTTCTTCAAAATTTGTGTAGTATTATTGAAGGTATGTATGAAATGGAGAgagtgcttaaatattaatgattttagattgTAACTTGGATTTGTCCCGCGTTTGTGTCTGCAGAGGTTTTTAGGATAGCCATAAAGCAGCGGCgaacagtgaaagaaaaaaaaaccgtcGAATGAAAAACCGCTTTGGCtaataaactgcagaataccctgtcACTCGAACATTCTACGTTGCCCGCTAACTAATTAATATGTATTTCTAGTTCTTAATGCGTACCTTGCGCCGCGTCCCCTCAGGGCGTACCGCGAAtatacacaagctttattaATGACGATAAGAACTGGCAAGTGTGCTTTAGGAAGGGCATTTGACAAGAAAATCCGACGATATGATTGGgcatttgaacaccattttggcTCGAGTGGGGGGAATTTGTGAGATCAGatcttcaaaagttaaaatGCCAAGGGTTTGCCAGAGTTGGGGGGGATGTtcaagtttcgatttgatcggcgcataatACTCGCGAACTATATCTGCAGAATAACTGCAAACAGCAGACTGAGAACATCGTGAATTCGCAGACAAAGTTGAAAATTGTATTTCCTCTTATTTTTCCGAGAGGAACCGTCTAATGAAGTATGATAGCAATTAAGCTCCTAAAGAATTTGTTTTTGAGAAATCTGGCAAAATGTAAAATAACGAAATCGCGACAAACGTTACCCAGAAATTCACTGGGAAATTGCAGTTTTCGCCGTTGCAAATTGCCCATCTTTTGCTCAGCAATAACTACTTATCTTGGCACCTAGGAAAAGCAAAAATATGCTAAGGTAAATAATTCTTCCGTGGATTTTTTCGAAAGTTGCAACTCGAAAAAAAGGTCCGAAATTTACAGTTCTACAGCAAATTGTTTTGCTtcatcagtgccgtagcaaggggaggggccgggggggcccgtgcgcccccagtttttttgctaaaaagtaaaaacagacctgtataaaatgttgaaaataaaatattatcaggcaactgtttgggaagttttcaaaaaacgacctgccaatgaagtctgcgtttgcctctaaggcaactcagacagttacataactacgaacttactgtgatgactctgaaagctGAAACATTCTGGTTTTTTCattctggtttcaagatacagagatagttagttttctattttgaaattgacgttgcaagtgttatactctcaatgcgcattggtttgctaagacagtgtacgaagtaaatatttcgcgatatgcgtaaatcacaagtAGCTCTtagagaacgctggaaatagcatttccaagtctgtagatttcaaatttttctgggggggcatgcccccagacccccctagtggctcacgcctccagcacttgcgtgccccccccccacttttattacccttgctacggcgcTGTtcattgatttgaaaatacTATGGTGCAGAAAAAAGTGGCTTGATAGCGTGAAATCCCTCGGAATTGGAGGTTATGCAACAGTCCTGATGCCCcggaatttgcctttttttcttatggatggcaaattcccCGGGGCGGGGGCTCTTCAGCTGTCAAATGCCCGATGGTGTCGACGAAAGTAGAGAGCAAATGCCCCGCTTCACATAATGAACCGTTATAGCTTTTTAGATAAAAGTAAAATATTAAAAGTAAGAAAATATACCCTTGAAACATCGTCCCCTGGGGTaggctaatgcccagcccccgggAGGCGCTAACTTAGCTAAAGCCTCACTCCGGGGACTGACAAGACAGGCAAATGTCCCACAGTTGCCCGGAGGGGGGCACGGcaggaattgactgatgcattaaaTTTTCGCGGGGTAATCAACAAACTCCCTGTGTAAATTTATCGTTTAAACAACAAACTGGACAGCTTCCATTACACGATAAACCTTTCTTCTAAGCTTCGGTTTATAACAATGTATTTAAAGGCACAAATTACCTTAAATACAACCAGTGAAATCggtgaaaacaataattaggCCTGTTtttgggatgtcacgcaacgctcccccaaAACGGCTGTGAAAGATATTAGTTGGTGAACCAACATGTTTACACAGTCACCTTTATCagtattttaaataatttgataCTTCTACAGCGAATTTTTAAGTTTCTGTTTTAGTGAACTCTATTATCTCTGTTACTGCTATTGGcaaattttcaattcttttgatgatgatgtttcacttgaaattaaaatttgaatGTTCCTGTACATTGCGATTATTTGTTATTCCTGAATCCACATTCATATCCTTAGGTGGTTGAGCGAAGGATCCTTTCTAAAACTACACACGAATGACTACGAGTGAGCACCAAAAGATAAATAATAGATGAAGTGATTCATAAGTTTTTTACATCCTGTTAGAAATCACTGGTGATCCTtagaatctgattggctgtctGCAGTGCAATTAATTCACAAATCACACTATTTTCTGCTTTAAATCACACCGTTCTTCCGGCCAGTGAGAAGAGAACACTAAAACCAAACAACCAGTCAGGTTTGTTTAGAGTAACAAATGaaattgcaggaaaatgaaAGGCAAAGAAAGCTACCGGTATTGTGTGGCAAATTTTGCTTTACATTtccattaaaaaagaaaatgatgtcACAAGTGGTAATTGAATTAAGCAGAGTGCAactttggtctgaaatcatacttgtgatttcaaatcaaactCACACTGTGCTCTCGTTCACTTTTCAAGTCTCAAGTgaagtatgatttcagaccaaattgaaATCTACGTAAATGAAACTAGATCAAGTGTAAAATTCAAATATTAAACCCAAATGAATTGCACATAACTCCTAGATGCTAAACATTTGGCTTCATATGTACGTTATTTGGCTTCATATGTACGTTATTTGGATTCATATGTACGTTCATCCAGTGGTGTCTGAGGCCCATTTTATGAGCATAAGGCAAGGAAATGTTTGTGGACTTTGTATTTGCTTGTACTTGCATCACTAGTGTcatcaagttgttttttttcttttaaaagaatttTACATCATCATCAAAAGATGCCATATATAGCTGTTGACTTCATGTGAAAGAGTTTTCCTTTTGCAGTCCCATTTGCAATTACACACAAAAAATAAGGTTTTTCCCTTTTTATGTGACTACCAATAATCGTGTGTAATTGTTCAAGGTCACCACTACAAGCTTGACCTATGAGATTGCCCCCAGTGAAAATTTAGCCTCTCTCAAGAGAAAAGCTACCAGAAATACACTTTGTACATATCATTATTGCAAAGATGCAGTTTGCTCATGCTCATTATGCTCATAAAATAAAATCACTAAGATGGTATGCATTGCCTTGGTTCATGTTTCACAGGGTAGCTTTGGGTCGTATTGATAGTTCATTCACTcataaataatttgaaaatataCAGTTCACAAAAAGGAATGAAATCAATGTTTTTGCTCAAACCATGTCATCCATGATCCTTCTCTTGAGGAAAAGGATGGGGAAGCTTTAGTGAATACTACAAATTCCTTTTATGGTCTCAGCGTTCCTGGTTTATTCATGCACCCAAACTTCCACTGCTAATTTTGTGAGACTTTTTCAAGGGAATCAAGGAGTCCTTTGAACATGCTCACGGAACAACCTCTAAAGTAGGTCTCTTCATATGGCATGGAGTGAGGAGTCATCCACTGGTTAGTTTTCACGTCGTAACATTCTACCATTTGAGAATTGTGGTGTTGAACACTCTCACTTCCAATGCCACCAAACACAAAGATGCGATCTTGAAGAAGGATTGCACTTGCATGAAATCTAGGAACACACATGGAAGCAATTGAATGCCACTCATCCAAGGCAATATCATAAACTTCACCACTTACACTGGCATGCCTAGAAAATGCATCAACAGTACCTCCAAATATGTATATCTTATTGTTAAGGTACACACCACAAGCACACCCACGCTTCTCTTTCATTGAAGCCATCTTTGTCCACATGTTTAACTTGGGATCATAACGCTCATTGCAAGACAGAAAATCATCATCTGCAAGTCCACCAATAGAATACAAATAGTTTGCATCAGAAACAAGGCAAACTGATGAGCGATGGCTGTTAAGTGGTGCTGCTGGTGTCCAAGAATTTGTTGCAGGGTCATACTTCTGGGTTGTTCCACAGCGTCTCCGTCCCTGTTCAGTGGTGAACTCAATTCCACCAACAATATACAGGTAACCATGCAAGGTGGCTGCACCAACAAGTTTAACTTTTTTCGCCAATGGTGCCACATAGCTCCACGTGTtggtgcgaggatcatatcgcTCTACACTGGAATGAAACGAATCTTCTCCTTTGCCACCAATGGCATAAATGAATCCTTGACAAGCTGAAAACCCATGACGACATCTTCTGGAAAGCATGGGAGCTAATTGGTACCAAGTTTTGTTGGACGGTACATAGCAAAGAGTAGCATTGCGAATCTGGCCATCAGGTGACAGTCCCCCACAAGTTATAATGGAATCCTCGTGTGTCTGAAGGCAGGTTCTTGTCCTCTGAGATGAAATATCTTGTCCAGCGAACAAAGCACGCCTGTACAGTTCAGTCATCAGTAACTGTCTGCAATGTTCGCTTCCATGAACTAATTCATTGAACAATATCTTTGTGTATAAATAATGCTGAGAAACTGTGCCGAGTCTCAGATAAGAAAACAGTTCCGCAAAATACTGCTCCCTCTCCTCAAAATTTTCATCGATCCATTCCAAAATGATTTCGAAGATGTCTTCCTCGCTTGAAATCACAATGTCATCTCTCGAAATCAAATCTTTCACGAGATCGAATGAAAGCAGCAAGAATTCC
This region includes:
- the LOC136919795 gene encoding kelch-like protein diablo; the encoded protein is MAENQAEEPSETSYCSKMMQNLDKSRKENSLYDVTLDVGGQMFPAHRCVLSASSMFFQGLFSNNMAEKSASVVKIEGIPPSVMDQLLSYLYKGEIQVSEANAEDLIVSANYLLLPRLKSIACKFLEQRMSASNSIINYLFAEKYECKDLRSYAGELIKQNFGVVGRSKEFLLLSFDLVKDLISRDDIVISSEEDIFEIILEWIDENFEEREQYFAELFSYLRLGTVSQHYLYTKILFNELVHGSEHCRQLLMTELYRRALFAGQDISSQRTRTCLQTHEDSIITCGGLSPDGQIRNATLCYVPSNKTWYQLAPMLSRRCRHGFSACQGFIYAIGGKGEDSFHSSVERYDPRTNTWSYVAPLAKKVKLVGAATLHGYLYIVGGIEFTTEQGRRRCGTTQKYDPATNSWTPAAPLNSHRSSVCLVSDANYLYSIGGLADDDFLSCNERYDPKLNMWTKMASMKEKRGCACGVYLNNKIYIFGGTVDAFSRHASVSGEVYDIALDEWHSIASMCVPRFHASAILLQDRIFVFGGIGSESVQHHNSQMVECYDVKTNQWMTPHSMPYEETYFRGCSVSMFKGLLDSLEKVSQN